A stretch of Microbulbifer sp. SAOS-129_SWC DNA encodes these proteins:
- a CDS encoding Zn-dependent hydrolase: MENTVQALRIDGQRLWNSLMEMARIGATPAGGCNRQALTDEDREGRDLFVGWCRDIGCDIRVDRMGNIFARRAGSDPQMAPVVTGSHLDTQPTGGKFDGVYGVLAGLEVLRTLEAHDIRTRAPLELVVWTNEEGARFSPAMIGSGVWAGEFDLDYGHSRTDKAGATIGEELRRIGYLGDAPAEPHPITAAFEAHIEQGPILEKQDQVIGVVTGVQGIRWYDVTFHGTPCHAGPTPMSDRRDPVQALALLCERLYSEVKAYSDDARMTCGDLRAEPGSRNTVPEKVVLALDLRHPQAAGLEHLHRSLYRLAEQVDEATGVTIDVREEWHSPPVHFDPACIDAVEGAVQSLDYSHRKMVSGAGHDSVYVSRVAPVSMIFVPCAGGLSHNEAESAEPDHLEAGCNVLLHAMLARAGIAD, from the coding sequence ATGGAAAACACGGTGCAGGCGCTGCGCATAGATGGTCAGCGCCTTTGGAACAGCCTGATGGAAATGGCGCGTATCGGCGCCACCCCCGCCGGCGGCTGCAATCGTCAGGCCCTGACCGATGAGGATCGCGAAGGCCGCGACCTGTTCGTCGGCTGGTGCCGGGATATCGGTTGTGACATCCGCGTCGACCGCATGGGCAATATCTTCGCCCGGCGCGCCGGCAGCGATCCGCAGATGGCACCGGTAGTTACCGGTTCGCACCTGGATACCCAGCCCACCGGCGGCAAATTTGATGGCGTCTACGGTGTGCTGGCCGGGCTCGAGGTGCTGCGCACGCTGGAAGCGCACGATATCCGCACCCGCGCGCCGCTGGAGCTGGTGGTGTGGACCAACGAAGAGGGCGCCCGCTTTTCCCCGGCGATGATCGGCTCCGGCGTCTGGGCGGGTGAATTCGATCTCGACTATGGTCACAGCCGCACCGACAAAGCCGGCGCCACCATCGGCGAAGAGCTGCGGCGCATCGGCTATCTGGGCGACGCCCCGGCCGAGCCCCACCCGATTACCGCTGCCTTCGAGGCCCATATCGAACAGGGACCAATCCTGGAAAAGCAGGACCAGGTGATAGGCGTGGTCACCGGTGTGCAGGGCATCCGCTGGTACGATGTGACCTTTCACGGCACACCCTGCCACGCCGGCCCCACACCCATGAGCGACCGCCGCGATCCGGTGCAGGCGCTGGCGCTGCTGTGTGAGCGTCTCTATAGCGAAGTGAAGGCTTACTCCGATGATGCCCGCATGACCTGTGGCGACTTGCGCGCGGAGCCCGGCAGCCGCAACACCGTGCCGGAAAAGGTTGTACTGGCCCTGGACCTGCGCCACCCGCAGGCGGCGGGGCTGGAACACCTGCACCGCAGTCTCTACCGGCTGGCGGAGCAGGTGGATGAGGCTACCGGGGTGACCATCGATGTGCGCGAGGAGTGGCACTCGCCGCCGGTACACTTCGATCCCGCGTGCATCGACGCCGTAGAGGGCGCGGTGCAGTCGCTCGACTACAGCCATCGCAAGATGGTATCCGGTGCCGGTCATGACTCCGTCTATGTGTCCCGCGTGGCGCCGGTGTCGATGATCTTCGTGCCCTGCGCCGGCGGCCTGTCGCACAACGAGGCGGAATCGGCCGAACCGGATCATCTGGAGGCGGGCTGCAACGTCCTGCTGCACGCAATGCTCGCGCGCGCCGGCATCGCCGACTGA